The Petrotoga miotherma DSM 10691 region GGTAAATTCCCTGACTTTATCAGCACAGCAATGTTTTGCGCTTCTTCCATACTTTCTATTCCGCTGATTTCGGCTCTTCCCTGCGATATCCTTTCTCTAACAACAGGTGCAATTATTACTTCATCATCTAAAATGATCGCAATTCTTTGATTTACTAAATTTGCAGTCGCTAATTCAAATTTTTGTCTTCCTTCATTATTGAAATTCAAATTAACAACGAATCCTGCCCCTTGACTATTAAGAGAAGCAACGGCATCACTGACATCTAAACCGGTAATCTGAAATGGAGCATCTCCAAATTCGAAAACATTTTTCACCCTATACCAAAGGTTAGGGTTATTACTATCTCTAACGTAACTATACATTTCTATTTCTTCACCATTTATTTCTATAGTCCTATTTCTCGTAATTTGTGGGGGTGTTTCAGATTCCACAACTTCCAATACTTCTGCAAAGTAAAGCTTTCCTTTACTACCTATGAGTTCTTCAGCTCTCTGAGTATCTGATATACCAGGAATCTCAACACGAACTCTGCTTTCTCCACCGGAAACAACTTCGGAAACTATTGCTTCTGTGTAACCAGCATTGTCCAATCTTCTCCTTAGAACTGTAATTACGTTACCTACAACCTCAGAAGTATCTACTCCTTCAGGTACATCTAAACTATACTCTAAAAGCACTCCCCCCTGAATATCCAGACCTAAATTTATATTTGGGAAAAACCGGAGTATGCTTATATCATTCACATTATCTGATAAAGGTAAAATTAAGCCTAAGAATGCAAAAACAAAAACTACTATAGTAAAGAATATTCGTATCCTTCGATTTCTCAACTATTTCACCCCCTGAACAAAGTCAATTTAAAATACTATTTATCATCTTCAGCTTCGGGTTTTTCTGGTGCTACTTCGGTTTTATCGCTTTTAGAAAGAACCCCTGCAATGGCATTCTTCGTTATATCAATCTCTGTTTTATCTGCTGTTGAAATTCTGATTCTCTCGTTAGTTATAGATATTATCTTTCCTATGATTCCTGAGGATGTAACTATTTTATCACCTTTTTTCAAAGCGGAAATCATTTCCTTGTGCTTTTTTTCTTGTCGCCTTTGTGGAAGGAACAATAAAACCCACATTAAGATTATGATTATTAAAAAAAACAACAATCCACCGAACCCACCACCTGTGGGAGCAGTTTGCGCTTGCTCGACTGTGTTACCGGCATCTGTGGCACCTGCAGGACCAAAGTTTATAAAATCAAATACTTTTTCTAACATAAATACACCTCCAAAATTATTCTTTTAACTTTATTTAGAAATTCTAAAACTTGCTTTAGTAACCCTTCCTTCTCCACCCAAAAGAGTTTTGTTGTTAAGAGTTTTTGTTATAACATAAATTATTACAAAAAATGTTTACTGTTAGATTGTATCATATTTTTCTTTTATGGTCAATGAATTCTTCACAACGAACTTGCCAAATAATTTTTGTTTATGTAATATTTCTTATATTTTATGTTATTATATATATGGTCATAGAATTTTGTTTTTGATTTAAAAATTGTATTAGGGGGGGTTTAGATGGATGAACCCGTATATGCAAAAATTATGGACGGAGACATAATCTTTTATTTTTCGAAAGGGAACACGCAAAAAGATCTTTTTGAACATTTTAAAAAAGAACTTGTTAAGATGAAAGGTTTTTTTAACATTGGAGATAGTTTTTACGTATATTTCGAAGACGGTTCTCAGCATAATCTATTAAATAGAATCGTAAAATTCGCCAACAGTCTTGAATTGAACGTTGCCGGAGCTTATTTTGGAAAGCTTCCCGAAGGAAAAGTGGGAAACAAAGAGTTAACCCTTTCGAGTACCCAAATTTATAGAAAACATTTGAGATCCGGCCAAGTAATACAAAATCCTGGAGACATCATAGTTTTTGGAAATGTAAACCAAGGTGCAGAAGTTAACGCGGGTGGAAGTATTATAATATTTGGAAAGGTATTTGGAACTTTAAGAGCAGGAATTACCAACAAAAAAAACGCTTTCATTATAGCTTACGAATTAAATTCACCATTAGTAGAAATCGCGGGTATCCCTTTCTTTAACTACGAATGGCCGAAGTCACCTGTTGCCATAAGGATTGAAGAAAACAAAGCATTAGTTGAACCCGTTGAACTGTAAAAAGATATTGGAGCAAAGGAACATTAAATCAATTTTTTTAATTTTTAAAACAGTATTTATGCTGTGTGAAAACCAAAAAGGAGGTTATGAATGGATACTTCTACTTTACTAAAAAATTTATCCAATACGTTTGGGGTGTCTTCTTTTGAAAATTATACCTTTCCTTTGATTGAAAAAGAATTAAAAAACATCTCACCAGATATAAAATTAGAAAAAGTAGGAATAGGTAATTTAGTGGCAACTTATGGAAATGGGAGTCCCAAAATTGCCTTTTTTGCTCATGTAGACGAAATTGGAATAGTTATATCAAAAATAGTTGATGATCATTTCGCTCGTATTTCTCCCGTTGGTGGAGTCGATCCAAGAACCTTGGTAGGAAAAAGGGTTCTTTTTAAAACGAATAATGCAGAAAAAACTGGTGTAATAGGGTTTTTAGCCCCTCACCTTCAAAAAAAAGAAGACAGAGAAAAATCTCCCTCCTTTGATGAGCTTTTCGTCGATTTTTCAATTTCAGGGGGAACAAGTAGTATCAACGTTGGCGATATGGGCGTTATACAAGTCCAGGCTGTTGAACTTGAAAATGGGAAGATATCAAATAAGTCTTTAGACAACAGAGTCGGTGCTGCGGTACTTATTAAGTCGTTAGAGTATCTACAAAATCTTAAATTTGAAGGGCAATTGATGTTATCTTTTAACAAAGGTGAGGAAGTGGGATTAGTTGGAGCACAAGGTAGTGCCTACCATCTAAAACCAGATTTTGCCATAGTAATTGATGTAACCTTTGGCGAAAAACTACCGGAAAATGTCGAGCCTATCAAGCTGGGTGAAGGGCCAGTTATAGGTATAGGTACCACCGTTACAAGAAGTGTTTTCGAAGAACTAACAAAAACTGCAAAAAATAACAATATCAAATACCAAATAGAAACTTTTACTAGAGGCAGTGGCACCGAAGCAGATGTAGTACAAATATCTTCTACCGGAGTAAAAACAGGTGTTGTTTCAGTTCCAATCCTTAACATGCATTCTCCAAACGAAGTTGTAGATGTAAAAGATGTGGAAGAAAGCGCAAAATTATTATCTCTCTTTGCTTTAAACACTAGTTTAACTTGGAAAGGACGTCGAAAATCATGAGGAAGTATTTAAAGGACTTAACCAATCTTGCTGGAATATCTTCAAGAGAAGAAAAAATAAAAGAGTACATCAAGTCAAATATTGCTAACAAGGTCGATGAAATTACCGAAGACAACATGGGGAACCTAATTTGTTTAATTAAAGGTAAAGATTCTTCCAAAAAATTAATGCTTGACGCACACATGGACGAAGTTGGTTTTATGATCACCAGAATAAATGAAGACGGTACTTTTGGCATATCTCCCGTTGGAGGAGTTGACCCAAGGGTAGTAAAAAGTCAGAGATTAAAAATCGACGAAAAAATATCTGCTGTTGTCAATTCTACACCTATTCACTTAGAAAAAGAAACCGACAAAGTTGAGCAATATGAAAGTATAAGGGTCTACGCTGGGTTTTCTAACAAAGAGGAAGCATCTAAAAAGGTCCATTTGGGCGATATGGTTACATTTGATACTACTTATTATGAGGAAAATAGCTATGCTGTAGCCAAAGCCTTTGATGATAGGGTTGGATGTTCTATTATGATGGATATAATTGACTATTTTTTTGAGAACAGCGAGAAACCTCTTTACGACACATACTTCAATTTTGCTACTCAGGAAGAAACAGGGCTGAGAGGTACAGGAACTGCAGCTTCAAAAATACACCCAAATTTCGCTATTGTATTAGAAGGTACAACTGCTGGTGACAACCCTGAAAACACCCCGGATAAATGGGCAACTCATATCGGAAATGGGCCGGTCTTAACATTCATGCATAGCGGTTTAGTACTTAACAAAGAGATCTTTGAAAAAATTGTAGATACTGCAAAGAAATTAGGGATTAAATTCCAATACAAAATGCGAACGGCAGGAGGAACAGATGCGGCTAGGCTCGCAAAGACTCTTTATGGAATTCCAGCAGGAGTAATATCTGTACCATGCCGATACATACATTCTCCACAATCTATAATGAATTTACAAGATTATGAAAATACCTACCAATTGGTAAAGCAACTAGTTGTTAACACACCATTTTAAGAGAGGTGGCAAAAAAATTGAAAGAGCTAATAAAAAAAATTACGGAACTTTATGGACCAAGTGGAAGAGAAGATCAAGTGAGAGATTTTATAAAAGAACAGATCAAAGATCATGTGGATGATATTAAAACAGATAAGCTAGGAAATCTTATCGCTACAAAAAAAGGCAACTCTGGAAAAACTATATTATTTGACGCTCATATGGATGAAATAGGAGTTGTTGTTACGCACATTTTAGACAAAGGCTTTCTAAAAGTAGAACAAGTTGGGGGCCAAAACCCTGTAAATTTGATCGGTTCCAGGTTGATTTTTAATGGAAGAATAGGGGTTGTAGGAGTTGAGGGAGAAAGTGAAAAAGAATTAAAAGATAATTATAAGAACTTATCTTTGGACAATATATTTGTTGACATAGGCGTATCTTCAAAAGAAGAAGCGGAAAAAATTGCCCCTATAGGCACGTTTGGAACTTTCGCTGAAGGTTTTGTCGATTATGGTAATTATTGTATGTCAAAAGCGATGGATGACAGGATAGGATGCGCCATTTTAATAGAAACTATCAAAAACATGAAAGATAATCAACACACCGTTTTATTTGCTTTTACAGTCCAAGAAGAAGTAGGTTTGGTTGGTTCTTTTGTTTCGACTTTTGATTATGAAGTCAACAGAGCAATAGCTATAGATGTCACGGATTCCTTGGATACTCCAAAGGCTCTTAAAAGAATGAGCATGGCTTTGGGAAAAGGACCTTGTATTAAAATAAAAGACAATCTTTCTGTAAGTGACAGAGAAGTTGTGGAATGGATAAAAAATGCTGCTTTGGCAAACAACATACCGTATCAGTTCGAGGTATTAACCTTTGGAGGAACAAATGCTGCAGGCTATCAAAGAACCAAATCTGGAATCCCTAGTGGTACTATTTCTATTCCTACTAGATACATACATTCACCCCACGAGATGTTATCCTATAGCGATGTTGAAAACACGGTGAAACTGTTGAACACACTCAGTAAAACCAATTTTTAGAAACTTATTTTTCACGTTTGAGGAGGAAGATTATGGTCAATGTAGCTTTAATAGCCCACGATAAAAAGAAGTTAGACCTTGCACTCTTTGCCAAAGAATGGAAGGATGTATTTAAAAATTGCAAACTTTATGCTACAAAAACCACAGGAAAGATTTTAAAAGAAAAGGTTGGTTTAGAGATACAAACTTTTGAATCTGGACCATTGGGGGGAGATTTACAAATAGGTGCTCTTGCTGTTGGTGGGAAAATAGATTTTGTAATCTTTTTAAGGGATCCGTTGACTGCCCAACCCCATGAACCTGATGTATCCGCTGTTTTACGGATTTGCGATGTACACAATATTCCACTTGCTACTAATTTAGCAACCGCTGAGGCAATCGTTCTTGAAATTCAGAAAAAACTTAATAATTAATGCTTATTATCTTGAAGATCAATCTGTTGATTGCCTGTACTTAATGGTAGTACAATATTTGGCAATGATGTCTTCATTAAAATTTCGTTTAAA contains the following coding sequences:
- the secD gene encoding protein translocase subunit SecD, which translates into the protein MRNRRIRIFFTIVVFVFAFLGLILPLSDNVNDISILRFFPNINLGLDIQGGVLLEYSLDVPEGVDTSEVVGNVITVLRRRLDNAGYTEAIVSEVVSGGESRVRVEIPGISDTQRAEELIGSKGKLYFAEVLEVVESETPPQITRNRTIEINGEEIEMYSYVRDSNNPNLWYRVKNVFEFGDAPFQITGLDVSDAVASLNSQGAGFVVNLNFNNEGRQKFELATANLVNQRIAIILDDEVIIAPVVRERISQGRAEISGIESMEEAQNIAVLIKSGNLPVDLVKFQERTLGPTLGRDIVTTIINAGIIGLLIVMIYMIIVYRWMGIIADIALIYNTLLLLGILSWTGAILTLPGIAGIILTFGTTVDGNIIIYERIKEELRIGRPPLTAVKFGFNKVFSTIFDANITTILAGLVLFFLTSGSIRGFAVTLIIGVLGAMFTNLVVSRLLLESTSHFLKPEKYVKGIVVEKGGSK
- the yajC gene encoding preprotein translocase subunit YajC, with the translated sequence MLEKVFDFINFGPAGATDAGNTVEQAQTAPTGGGFGGLLFFLIIIILMWVLLFLPQRRQEKKHKEMISALKKGDKIVTSSGIIGKIISITNERIRISTADKTEIDITKNAIAGVLSKSDKTEVAPEKPEAEDDK
- a CDS encoding septum site-determining protein MinC; its protein translation is MDEPVYAKIMDGDIIFYFSKGNTQKDLFEHFKKELVKMKGFFNIGDSFYVYFEDGSQHNLLNRIVKFANSLELNVAGAYFGKLPEGKVGNKELTLSSTQIYRKHLRSGQVIQNPGDIIVFGNVNQGAEVNAGGSIIIFGKVFGTLRAGITNKKNAFIIAYELNSPLVEIAGIPFFNYEWPKSPVAIRIEENKALVEPVEL
- a CDS encoding M28 family peptidase, whose amino-acid sequence is MDTSTLLKNLSNTFGVSSFENYTFPLIEKELKNISPDIKLEKVGIGNLVATYGNGSPKIAFFAHVDEIGIVISKIVDDHFARISPVGGVDPRTLVGKRVLFKTNNAEKTGVIGFLAPHLQKKEDREKSPSFDELFVDFSISGGTSSINVGDMGVIQVQAVELENGKISNKSLDNRVGAAVLIKSLEYLQNLKFEGQLMLSFNKGEEVGLVGAQGSAYHLKPDFAIVIDVTFGEKLPENVEPIKLGEGPVIGIGTTVTRSVFEELTKTAKNNNIKYQIETFTRGSGTEADVVQISSTGVKTGVVSVPILNMHSPNEVVDVKDVEESAKLLSLFALNTSLTWKGRRKS
- a CDS encoding M42 family metallopeptidase; the encoded protein is MRKYLKDLTNLAGISSREEKIKEYIKSNIANKVDEITEDNMGNLICLIKGKDSSKKLMLDAHMDEVGFMITRINEDGTFGISPVGGVDPRVVKSQRLKIDEKISAVVNSTPIHLEKETDKVEQYESIRVYAGFSNKEEASKKVHLGDMVTFDTTYYEENSYAVAKAFDDRVGCSIMMDIIDYFFENSEKPLYDTYFNFATQEETGLRGTGTAASKIHPNFAIVLEGTTAGDNPENTPDKWATHIGNGPVLTFMHSGLVLNKEIFEKIVDTAKKLGIKFQYKMRTAGGTDAARLAKTLYGIPAGVISVPCRYIHSPQSIMNLQDYENTYQLVKQLVVNTPF
- a CDS encoding M42 family metallopeptidase; its protein translation is MKELIKKITELYGPSGREDQVRDFIKEQIKDHVDDIKTDKLGNLIATKKGNSGKTILFDAHMDEIGVVVTHILDKGFLKVEQVGGQNPVNLIGSRLIFNGRIGVVGVEGESEKELKDNYKNLSLDNIFVDIGVSSKEEAEKIAPIGTFGTFAEGFVDYGNYCMSKAMDDRIGCAILIETIKNMKDNQHTVLFAFTVQEEVGLVGSFVSTFDYEVNRAIAIDVTDSLDTPKALKRMSMALGKGPCIKIKDNLSVSDREVVEWIKNAALANNIPYQFEVLTFGGTNAAGYQRTKSGIPSGTISIPTRYIHSPHEMLSYSDVENTVKLLNTLSKTNF
- the mgsA gene encoding methylglyoxal synthase, which gives rise to MVNVALIAHDKKKLDLALFAKEWKDVFKNCKLYATKTTGKILKEKVGLEIQTFESGPLGGDLQIGALAVGGKIDFVIFLRDPLTAQPHEPDVSAVLRICDVHNIPLATNLATAEAIVLEIQKKLNN